Part of the Moorella sp. E308F genome, AATTAAGCCATCATCTAATAATATTGTCTGGCCGGGCCGGACGTCCCCGGGCAGGCCGGCAAAGCTTACCGGCAGGCGGCGGGCATCGCCGATAATGGGTTCCGTGGTGAGTATAACTTCGTCCCCATCCTTGAGGGTTACCTCGCCTTTGATTTCTCCCAGGCGGATTTCCGGGCCTTTATTGTCCAGCAGCAGGGCCACCCTGACACCAAGTTCCGCCGCTGCCTGGCGGACGGCAGCCATCCGCGCGCCGTGCTCGGCATGGCTGCCGTGGGAAAAATTGAAACGGGCTACATTCATGCCCGCCCGGATCATTTCTTTGATAATATCAACCCGGGAACTCGCCGGGCCCAAGGTGCATACAATTTTGGTGTGGCGCATGGTTGCCTCCTTAACTTCCTTACAAAGCCAGCACTTCGGCCAGGCGGTATAAATCAGGATTGATGGTCTTTTTTTCCTGGATGACTGTTTCCAGATCCCGGTTTACCAGTTCATTGGCCGCGATACCAACCATACGGCTGCTGGCACCGGAAGCTAGCAGTTCTACCGCATAGGCACCCAGGCGGCTAGCCAGCAGGCAGTCAAAGGCCGTTGGCGCTCCTCCCCGCTGGATATGGCCGAGTATTGTTACCCGGCTTTCCAATTTGGTGCGCTTGCCGATTTCCTGACTAACTTCAAGGGCACTACCCACACCCTCAGCTACCACAATAATGCTGTGGAGCTTGCCCCGGTGGCGGCCCCGCTCAATGCGTTCGACCACCTGGTCATAATCGACGGGATATTCCGGTATCAGGATGGACTCGGCGCCCCCGGCAATGCCGGCTGCCAGGGCAATCTGGCCTGAATGGCGCCCCATAACTTCAATGATAAAAATTCGTTCGTGGGATGTTGCCGTATCCCGGATGCGGTTGATGGCTTCCACGGCCGTATTGACCGCCGTATCGAAGCCAATGGTATGATCGGTACCTGCTATGTCGTTGTCGATGGTACCGGGAATACCAACTACCGGTACTCCTTTTTTTGCCAGGTGGACAGCGCCACGGAATGAACCATCGCCACCGATGACCACCAGGCCTTCAATACCTTCCCGCCTGAGGTTGTCCAGGGCTATGGCCCGACCTGCTTCCGTGCGAAATTCCTCTGACCGGGCCGTTAATAAAATAGTACCGCCCCGGTGGATAATGTCAGCCACCGAACCGGTATTGAGGCGGCGAAAGTCACCCTGGATTAATCCTGCGTAACCCCGGGCAATGCCGATTACCTCCATGTCCAGGGCGGCAGCCTGGCGGACTACCGCCCTGATGGCCGCATTCATTCCCGGGGCATCACCACCGCTGGTCAGTACTCCTATGGTCCGCAACAAGTTCCCTCCTAAAAACTAAATGGTTTTCGCGGGGGTATATATCCCCGTCACTTTTTATCGTACCAGGGCTGTATTTAATATTTCATTGGCTTCTTCAGCTTCCGATTCGGGGACCAGGAGCTCATACCCCGCCAGGTCTTCCATCTGGCAGGAGCCAATGGGCCGCAAGTTTACCATGATACCCTCCCCGGTCAATATCTCTTTCAGGCGCAAGGCCTGTTTCCGGTTGGACGCAATGTAGATCACAGTCCACATACCGCTCACTCCCCCGCTTCTAAACTCCCGTATTTGGTGAGCACCAGCGCCCGGCCGCGGATTTTCATAGCAGAGGTATGCTCGGTAAACTGGGCAATCATGATTTCTCCTTTATCTAGTTTTTCGGAGTGATGAAACTTAGTATCCTTGCCCCGCGTCAAGCCAATGATGGTTACCCCGTTCTCCAGGGCTTTAATGGCAATAAAATCGGCAGCGGTCACATTGTCCCTAACCTCCATTTATAGCCTCCACCTCCTTTTACAAAAATCCGTAGCGTTGTAATAAAGCACGTTCTACTTCCGGCGGTACCAGGCCGCGGATGCACCCTCCCAGGGAGGCTGCCTGGCGAATAATGCTTGAACTAATGAAGGAGTATTCGGTAGCTGTCATTAAAAATATAGTCTCCAGGTCGCCGGCCAGTTTTTTATTCATGATGGACATCTGGAACTCATATTCAAAGTCGGAAACAGCCCTTAGACCCCTGACGATGGCCACAGCCCCTTCCTGGTGGGCAAAATCAACCAGCAGCCCGGAGAAGGCTTTGACCGTAACCGCAGGCCAATCTCTGGTAACAGCCTTTATTAATTTTACCCTTTCCTCAAGGGAAAACAGGGTTTCTTTATAATTATCAGCAGCAACGCCTACAATCACCCGGTCAAAGATCCCGATGGCCCGCCGGATGATATCCAGGTGCCCGTTGGTGATAGGATCAAAGGTACCTGGATATACAGCCACCCTCAATGGCTCTCACCCCCTTTTCTCCTTAATTTTAGCTAATTCCACTCCTCCATTGATATTCCTGCTAAGGAGACTTTAAATTATCTATTTTTCCGGTACTAATTTAACTTTATCTTGCCCACCTAACAGGCGGGCCAAACTTGCCAGCAGGGCCGGAACCGGTTCAACCCATAGCCGGCGGTGGAGAATAAGGGTCCGCCCCTCGCTGCTCAAGTGCAGGTACACCGGGCAGTCACCTGGAAAAGCCGTCAAAATATCCTGCAGTGCTGCCCCCTGCTCTTTTCCCGTCAACTTCAGATACAGGCGCCGACCAGACCTGCGCTCCCCCGCCTTCCCGGTGCCGGTATGGGCAGGCGGCGCTGCCACTGCCTCCTGGCCGTATGCCCGCTCCCGGCTCACTGCTCCGGTCGACGACGTCTCGACCGGAAGACCGCCGGCCGGTGTTCCTGCCTCGCCGGGGCCTACCCTTACCGGTTTAACCTGGTCGGCCAGGACCTGGACCCCTTCCTCCTGTTTATCAGTATGGCCATAAACAATAACCGCTCGGTCGGGGGCGAGCCAGGCGCGGCCCTGGCTGTAGACACGGGGGAAAAGGACGACTTCCCCCTGGCCGCTGAAGTCCTCCAGGGTGAGGATGGCCATGGGCTCACCCTTGCGGGTGACCAGGCGGCGCAAACCGCTTACCAGACCGCCAAGGACAACCTGGCTGCCGTCGGGTATTTCGGCGAGATCAGCCAGGGTATGGGAAACGAACTGCTGCAAGGCTGCTGCATAGGGTTCCAGGGGGTGACCGCTTAAGTAGAAGCCCAGGAGTTCCTTTTCCATATCCAGGATATCGGCCCGGGAAAAATCGGCCAGATCCGGCAGGGGGGGTTCGTTAACTTCTTCCGGTACCATATCCAGTAAAGATATCTGGCCGCTGCGGCGTTCCTCCTGGCGCTGGGCCGCCAGCTCAAAACAGGAATCCAGGATAGCCAGCAGCTGCCGCCGGTTGGGGTGCAGGGAGTTGAAGGCGCCGCAACGGATGAGGCTCTCCACCACCCTTTTGTTGGCAAGCCTTGAGTCCACCCGGCGACAGAAGTCCAGGAGGGAAGTAAAGGGACCCCCGGCCTCCCGGGCGGCAATGATGGCCTCCACGGCGGCACGGCCGACATTTTTGACAGCTGCCAGGCCGAAGCGGATGTGCCCGCCGGCGATGGTGAAATCCACACCAGATTCGTTGACATCAGGTGGCAGGACCTTGATCCCCAAACGTTGACATTCGGCAAGATAAGGCCCCATTTTGTCCAGGTGTTCGGCCACACTGGACAGCAGGGCGCCCATCAGTTCCGCCGGGTAATGGGCCTTGAGATAGGCCGTTTGGTAAGCAACCAGGGCATAGGCCGCCGAGTGGCTGGCATTAAAACCGTACCCGGCAAAGTATTCCATGAGTTCAAAGATTTTGAGGGCAATCTCCTCAGGAAGGCCTTTTTTGACAGCCCCCGCCAGGAAATGCTCACGCTGGGCCGCCAGGACTTCCGGCTTCTTTTTGCCCATGGCCCGGCGCAATATATCAGCCTGGCCCAGGGTAAAGCCGGCCAGCTCGCTGGCAATGCGCATGACCTGCTCCTGGTAAAGGATGACACCGTAGGTATCCTTCAGGATAGGTTCCAGGGCCGGGTGGAGGTAAGTAATGGGCTTTAGGCCGTGCTTGCGCTCTATAAAATCCTCTACCATGCCGCTACCCAGAGGGCCGGGCCGGTACAGGGCCACAAGGGCGATAATATCCTCAAAGCGTTCCGGTTTTAATTCCTTTAAAATGGCCCGCATGCCGCTGCTTTCCAGCTGGAAGATGCCGCTGGTTTCTCCACTTGCCAGGAGCCGGTAGGTAGCCTCATCATCAAGGGGCAGGTTTTCCAGATCCAGGTCGCGGCCATAGTTCATACGGATAGCCCGGCAGGCCCGGTCGATGACCGTCAGGGTGCGGAGACCCAGGATATCCATTTTTAAAAGACCCAGTTCTTCTACTACTTGCATAGGAAACTGGGTCGTCACGGCCTCGCCGTTTTTTTGCAAGGGCAGGTAGTGGGTTAGAGGTTCCTGGGTAATAACAATCCCGGCCGCATGGGTAGAGGCATGGCGGGGCATACCCTCCAGGGCCCGGGCCGTATCCAGGAGTTCCCGTACGGCCGTACTGCTTTCATAGCTTTCCTTCAATTCTGGCGTTGTTGCCAGGGCCCGGTCCAGGGTAATGCCCAGCTCCAGGGGGACCAACCTGGCAATCCGGTCGACTTCACTCAAGGGCATCCCCAGGACCCGGCCAACATCCCTGACAGCACCCCGGGCGGCCATGGTGCCAAAGGTAATAATCTGGGCCACGTGCTCCCTGCCGTATTTTTCCTGAACATACTGGATAACCTCGTCCCGGCGCTCAAAGCAAAAGTCAATATCTATATCGGGCATACTAACCCGCTCCGGGTTGAGAAAGCGCTCAAAGAGGAGGTTATAGCGCAGGGGGTCTACGGCGGTTATCCCCAGGCAGTAGGCCACCAGGCTGCCGGCAGCCGAGCCCCTTCCCGGCCCTACCGGGATACCCCGCCGGCGGGCAAAATTGACTATATCCCAGACAATCAGGAAATAGCCCGGGTAACCCATTTGTTCAATAATGGCCAGCTCATAGTCCAGGCGCTGCCGCGCCGTACCGTCATCCCGGGGGTAACGCCTGTTAAAACCCTCATAGCAGAGGCGGCGCAGGTAACTGGCTGTATCCTCTCCCGCCGGTACCCGGTAGGCCGGCAGGTGCAGCTGGCCAAAGGTGAAGTCGAAGTTACAACGTTCGGCAATGGCCAGGGTATTGGTCAAAGCAGATGGTACTTCGGTAAAAAGGGCCGCCATTTCTCCAGGGCTTTTTAAATAAAACTGGGTGTTGGGAAAGCGGAGGCGGTTGGGATCGTTAAGGGTTTTACCAGTCTGGATACAGAGGAGGATATCATGGACGCGGGCCTGGTCCTGGAAGACGTAATGAACATCATTGGTGGCGACCAGGGGTAAATTTAATCTCCGCCCCAGTTCAATGAGACGGCGATTTATTTTGCGCTGTTCCGCCAGGCCCTGGTCCTGGAGTTCCAAGTAGAAATTCTCGCGGCCAAAGACCTCCTTTAGCCAGGCAGCAGCTTCATAAGCCTTATCTTCCTGGTCCTTTAAAAGCCACCCCGGTACCTCGCCGGCCAGGCAGGCACTTAAAGCAATGAGGCCCTGGCTATGGCGGCTCAAAAGTTCCCTGTCCACCCGGGGTTTATAATAAAAGCCCTCCAGGTAGGCGGCCGAAACAAGGGCCGCCAGATTCCGGTAACCGTTAGCATCGGCAGCCAGGAGGACCAGGTGGTACTGGTAGTCGTCCCGGTGGGGTTCCCGGTCATGGCGGGAACGGGGAGCCACATAAACCTCGCAGCCAATAATAGGTTTGATCCCTTCTTCCCTGGCTGCTTTGTAAAATTCCACGGCCCCGTACATAACACCATGGTCCGTCAGGGCCAGGGCGGGCATGCCCATCTCCCTAGCAGCCCTGACCAGATCCTTAATGCGGCCGGCCCCGTCCAGGAGGCTGTATTCACTGTGGACATGGAGGTGGACAAAGGAATTCATGGGGAGTAATTTCTACATCCAGGCCCAGATTCCTCTTACTTTTATCTGGCATAGGCCAGCCTCGACGCCCGTATAAATAAGAGCAAGACGCCTGGAATGCGCGAGCTTCTACCGAACGGCGAAGTTGCCGCTGGCTGAGCCGCAGAGCCGCAGGCCGCTCCGTAAAAGACGGAGAGCGAGCGTAAATAAAGCCAACAAAACCGGAGGTATAATCCCAGTGGATGGTTTTTTCCCCAGGTTGCTGCTCATCTTTTTTACCGCCATGGGAGTCGTCCTGGGAGCCGCAGTAGTCGGCTCCCTCGCGGCCGTCATCGTCGGGCAGCCACCTTTAAGGACCATGACCCGCCTGGCCCTGGAAATAAAGATCTGGGCCATTGCCGCCGCCATGGGCGGTACCTTCAGCGCTATCGAAATCCTGGGCCAGGGTCTCCTGGAAGGCCAGTTCCGCGTCCTGGCCAAACAACTATTATTTATCATTATGGCCTTTATCGGCGCCCAGGTTGGTTACTGGCTCATTCAAAACCTGGCCGGAGGTAAGTAATGCGCTACCTGGCCTTCTTTATCCTTGGTTTTCTCCTGGGCGCCAGCCTGACCAATCTCCTCCTGGCCCGCCAGCAGGAGCAACTCCACCTGGCCCGGGCGGAACTGGAACAGCGCCTGGCGGCAGCCAGTGAAGAACTGGCCCAATTAAAAGAAAACCTGGACCGGGAAAGCCGCCAGGTAATTGTGGCCATCGAACCGGTAATTACTTTTAGCGGCGACAGGCCTCCGGCAGTAGAAGGCCGGGCCGTTACCCAATCCCTTACCCGGGAAATCCAGGACATCCTGGCTCCCCTTAAGGGCCAGGAAGTGCGCCGTTTAAATCCGGCCCTTGTCCCCGCTATGATTGACGGCCGTACCGTCAAGGTAAACGGCCGCCAGTTTAAACTTAAAGTTACCCTGCTCTTGATCAGCGATAAGGTAATTGTCCACGTCCAGGCTCAGGGGCTGCCTTCTTCTTCGTCCTCAGCCGTATCCCTGATGGCCGGTTGTCCCGCCACCGTAGCCATATAGGCGGAGCCAATCTTCATCTTTGCCAGTAACCCGCCAATTTTACCGCTTTCCGCCGCGCTCAAGGCCCCCCAGCCCTCCTTTTCTATTTTGTCCAGCAGGCCCAGTTCGGCGGCCACTTCCAGTTTTAAAGCCTGAGCTTCCGGATCTTCCCTTTTTTTACTCATATGAATCACCTGCACTCTAAATCGTCTTCCCTACTGCTGCTCCCGCCCGTTCCTTCTCTCCCATCTATACGCTTCTTTAAGAAGTTTGCGGGCCGGGACCGGGGCCAGGCGCCTTACAGGCGCTCTCTGCAAAGTCAGCCCGATTTCTCTTAAGGTGGAATAGGCCAGCGCTCCCAGAAGCAAGAGCCCGGCGTAACCAACCAGGGGGAAAAGGGTGGCCACCAGGCGGGAAAAGCCGAATTGCGAGGCTACCAGGGCCACAATGCTGGCTCCGATTGCCAGCCAGCGAAAACCGTTTCCTCCCGGCCGCGCTATACGGGCGGTAAAGCCATAGAGGCTGCTGACGGCGGTAGTATAAATCTCTGCCAGCAAAACGGCGCTGTAAACGGTACGTAAAAGAGGGGTGAAACTGCCGGCTATATGCAGCATGGGTACTTCCAGGGCCGTTACTGCCGGGGCGGTAGTTATCAGCGCCAGGGTAATGGCCATGGCCCCCAGCCCCAGGCCCAGGCCGCCCAGGGTCGCTCCCGGCAGGAGATGCTCCGGCCGGCCCAGGGCTCCCAGGGGGGCCAGGACTGCTATGGATAGGATCAGGTTATAGGAAGCATACAACAGGGCCGCCAGGGGCCAGAAGGGCACAGCAGCTCTGGGAAC contains:
- the mtrB gene encoding trp RNA-binding attenuation protein MtrB; the encoded protein is MEVRDNVTAADFIAIKALENGVTIIGLTRGKDTKFHHSEKLDKGEIMIAQFTEHTSAMKIRGRALVLTKYGSLEAGE
- a CDS encoding YkvI family membrane protein; the protein is MAKQYSTWQIAATYIGTVVGAGFASGQEVLQFFGYFGLRGVFGLILATALFIFFGYTVLRLGHQLAAASHLEVMHRAAGPWIGRAVDIITTFFLFGALAVMAAGAGAIFSQEFHLPGLLGSSLMVIITLITVLAGINKVIGSISLVAPVLVASVLGISILTVTKNLPALLANLSWSQVPRAAVPFWPLAALLYASYNLILSIAVLAPLGALGRPEHLLPGATLGGLGLGLGAMAITLALITTAPAVTALEVPMLHIAGSFTPLLRTVYSAVLLAEIYTTAVSSLYGFTARIARPGGNGFRWLAIGASIVALVASQFGFSRLVATLFPLVGYAGLLLLGALAYSTLREIGLTLQRAPVRRLAPVPARKLLKEAYRWERRNGREQQ
- a CDS encoding glutamate decarboxylase, producing the protein MWTVIYIASNRKQALRLKEILTGEGIMVNLRPIGSCQMEDLAGYELLVPESEAEEANEILNTALVR
- the pfkA gene encoding 6-phosphofructokinase, which codes for MRTIGVLTSGGDAPGMNAAIRAVVRQAAALDMEVIGIARGYAGLIQGDFRRLNTGSVADIIHRGGTILLTARSEEFRTEAGRAIALDNLRREGIEGLVVIGGDGSFRGAVHLAKKGVPVVGIPGTIDNDIAGTDHTIGFDTAVNTAVEAINRIRDTATSHERIFIIEVMGRHSGQIALAAGIAGGAESILIPEYPVDYDQVVERIERGRHRGKLHSIIVVAEGVGSALEVSQEIGKRTKLESRVTILGHIQRGGAPTAFDCLLASRLGAYAVELLASGASSRMVGIAANELVNRDLETVIQEKKTINPDLYRLAEVLAL
- a CDS encoding DNA polymerase III subunit alpha, which encodes MNSFVHLHVHSEYSLLDGAGRIKDLVRAAREMGMPALALTDHGVMYGAVEFYKAAREEGIKPIIGCEVYVAPRSRHDREPHRDDYQYHLVLLAADANGYRNLAALVSAAYLEGFYYKPRVDRELLSRHSQGLIALSACLAGEVPGWLLKDQEDKAYEAAAWLKEVFGRENFYLELQDQGLAEQRKINRRLIELGRRLNLPLVATNDVHYVFQDQARVHDILLCIQTGKTLNDPNRLRFPNTQFYLKSPGEMAALFTEVPSALTNTLAIAERCNFDFTFGQLHLPAYRVPAGEDTASYLRRLCYEGFNRRYPRDDGTARQRLDYELAIIEQMGYPGYFLIVWDIVNFARRRGIPVGPGRGSAAGSLVAYCLGITAVDPLRYNLLFERFLNPERVSMPDIDIDFCFERRDEVIQYVQEKYGREHVAQIITFGTMAARGAVRDVGRVLGMPLSEVDRIARLVPLELGITLDRALATTPELKESYESSTAVRELLDTARALEGMPRHASTHAAGIVITQEPLTHYLPLQKNGEAVTTQFPMQVVEELGLLKMDILGLRTLTVIDRACRAIRMNYGRDLDLENLPLDDEATYRLLASGETSGIFQLESSGMRAILKELKPERFEDIIALVALYRPGPLGSGMVEDFIERKHGLKPITYLHPALEPILKDTYGVILYQEQVMRIASELAGFTLGQADILRRAMGKKKPEVLAAQREHFLAGAVKKGLPEEIALKIFELMEYFAGYGFNASHSAAYALVAYQTAYLKAHYPAELMGALLSSVAEHLDKMGPYLAECQRLGIKVLPPDVNESGVDFTIAGGHIRFGLAAVKNVGRAAVEAIIAAREAGGPFTSLLDFCRRVDSRLANKRVVESLIRCGAFNSLHPNRRQLLAILDSCFELAAQRQEERRSGQISLLDMVPEEVNEPPLPDLADFSRADILDMEKELLGFYLSGHPLEPYAAALQQFVSHTLADLAEIPDGSQVVLGGLVSGLRRLVTRKGEPMAILTLEDFSGQGEVVLFPRVYSQGRAWLAPDRAVIVYGHTDKQEEGVQVLADQVKPVRVGPGEAGTPAGGLPVETSSTGAVSRERAYGQEAVAAPPAHTGTGKAGERRSGRRLYLKLTGKEQGAALQDILTAFPGDCPVYLHLSSEGRTLILHRRLWVEPVPALLASLARLLGGQDKVKLVPEK
- the coaD gene encoding pantetheine-phosphate adenylyltransferase; this encodes MRVAVYPGTFDPITNGHLDIIRRAIGIFDRVIVGVAADNYKETLFSLEERVKLIKAVTRDWPAVTVKAFSGLLVDFAHQEGAVAIVRGLRAVSDFEYEFQMSIMNKKLAGDLETIFLMTATEYSFISSSIIRQAASLGGCIRGLVPPEVERALLQRYGFL
- a CDS encoding small, acid-soluble spore protein, alpha/beta type, which codes for MSKKREDPEAQALKLEVAAELGLLDKIEKEGWGALSAAESGKIGGLLAKMKIGSAYMATVAGQPAIRDTAEDEEEGSP
- a CDS encoding YtrH family sporulation protein, translating into MDGFFPRLLLIFFTAMGVVLGAAVVGSLAAVIVGQPPLRTMTRLALEIKIWAIAAAMGGTFSAIEILGQGLLEGQFRVLAKQLLFIIMAFIGAQVGYWLIQNLAGGK